In Apostichopus japonicus isolate 1M-3 chromosome 3, ASM3797524v1, whole genome shotgun sequence, a single genomic region encodes these proteins:
- the LOC139965747 gene encoding uncharacterized protein translates to MALFGKLEEFREGREEWIQYVERLEHFFAANSIADEAKKRSIFLSIVGPDSYKLLRNLVSPEKPGEKTFTELVEIMTKHQSPAPSETVQRCKFNSRFRKSGESIATFVSELKSLSEFCNYGNTLNDMLRDRLVCGINDDRIQRNLLAQPKLTFAKALEIATSQETAARNAQHLKEAFQQPLATPLTQESVMHIPKGHKGQKVTSQSEKYRNRKEWSSKQKCYRCGNNNHEQKDCWFKDKDCHNCGKRGHIAKVCRSKISKVKQVNEDTGQANDKLFDLFNVNDGRAPLAVDIKIDGQSVRMEVDTGASMSIVSEETFKANWPNKKWHKTDIILRTYTGATVEILGETEVTVEYQRQKCKLRLIVIRGNDCQIC, encoded by the exons ATGGCTTTATTTGGGAAGCTAGAGGAGTTTCGCGAAGGAAGGGAAGAATGGATCCAATATGTTGAGCGCCTTGAACATTTCTTCGCAGCTAACAGTATTGCGGATGAAGCAAAGAAACGTTCCATCTTTCTCAGTATTGTGGGACCCGATTCCTATAAATTGTTAAGGAATTTAGTTTCCCCGGAAAAACCAGGTGAAAAAACATTCACAGAGTTGGTTGAAATTATGACCAAACACCAAAGCCCCGCTCCATCGGAGACAGTTCAACGTTGTAAGTTCAACAGCCGATTTCGAAAATCCGGTGAGTCAATCGCTACCTTCGTTTCTGAACTGAAGTCGTTATCAGAATTCTGTAATTATGGTAACACTCTTAATGATATGCTTAGAGACCGATTGGTTTGTGGGATTAACGATGATAGAATCCAACGTAATTTGTTGGCTCAACCTAAACTCACATTTGCTAAAGCATTAGAAATAGCCACTAGCCAAGAAACGGCAGCCCGGAACGCGCAACACCTGAAGGAGGCCTTTCAACAGCCCCTGGCGACACCTCTGACCCAAGAGTCGGTCATGCACATCCCTAAAGGTCACAAAGGTCAGAAAGTTACCTCGCAGTCCGAGAAATATCGCAATCGAAAGGAGTGGTCGTCAAAACAAAAGTGTTATCGCTGTGGAAACAATAATCACGAGCAGAAGGATTGCTGGTTCAAAGATAAGGACTGTCATAATTGTGGAAAGAGAGGACATATTGCCAAAGTTTGTAGGAGTAAGATATCTAAGGTGAAGCAGGTCAATGAAGACACTGGACAAGCTAACGATAAATTATTTGATCTGTTCAACGTAAATGACGGTAGAGCACCATTAGCGGTGGACATAAAGATTGATGGACAGAGTGTAAGGATGGAAGTGGATACAGGAGCTTCTATGTCGATTGTTTCAGAGGAAACTTTCAAGGCTAATTGGCCAAACAAAAAGTGGCACAAAACAGATATTATTCTTCGGACGTATACCGGAGCCACGGTAGAAATTTTAGGTGAAACTGAAGTGACCGTCGAATATCAGCGACAAAAATGCAAGTTGCGGTTAATCGTTATTCGTG GGAACGACTGTCAGATTTGCTGA